A genomic window from Zalophus californianus isolate mZalCal1 chromosome 13, mZalCal1.pri.v2, whole genome shotgun sequence includes:
- the LOC113934334 gene encoding olfactory receptor 1B1: protein MGCTPNASHSPVFLLLGFSKARVSASLLFFLFLAIYLVTIIGNVTLVLLISRDSRLHSPMYYLLRGLSMIDMGLSTVTLPQLLIHLVSNYPAISAARCLAQFFFFYAFGVTDTLVISIMALDRYMTICNPLRYHSVMNRQLCAFLLALSWVVSIVHTMLHVGLLLPLYWAGDAEGNVKLPHFFCDHRPLLRASCSDIHSNELAIFLEGGFLMLGPCALIVLSYACIGATILRLPSAAGRHRAVSTCGSHLTIVGFLYGTIIWVYFQPPSQDSQEQDMAAAVMYTAITPLANPFVYSLRNKDVKNALHRLLGRGREDS from the coding sequence ATGGGCTGCACCCCTAATGCTTCACATTCTCCAGTCTTCTTGCTCCTTGGGTTCTCAAAAGCTAGAGTCTCCGCAagtctccttttcttcctgttcCTGGCTATTTACCTGGTCACCATAATAGGGAACGTGACTCTAGTGCTGCTTATCTCCAGGGACTCCAGGCTCCACTCACCTATGTATTATCTCCTCCGTGGTCTCTCCATGATAGACATGGGGCTGTCCACAGTCACCCTGCCCCAGTTGTTGATCCATCTGGTCTCTAATTACCCAGCCATTTCTGCTGCCCGCTGCTTGGCccagttctttttcttctatgcATTTGGAGTTACGGATACACTTGTTATTTCTATCATGGCCCTGGATCGTTACATGACCATCTGTAATCCCCTACGCTACCATTCAGTGATGAATCGCCAACTCTGTGCCTTCTTACTGGCCTTGAGCTGGGTGGTGTCCATAGTGCACACCATGCTGCATGTGGGACTTCTCTTGCCTCTTTACTGGGCTGGGGATGCTGAAGGCAACGTTAAACTTCCCCATTTCTTTTGTGACCACCGACCACTTCTGCGAGCCTCTTGCTCTGACATACATTCCAATGAGCTGGCCATATTCTTGGAGGGTGGCTTCCTCATGCTAGGCCCCTGTGCCCTCATTGTACTCTCCTATGCATGCATTGGGGCCACCATCCTACGTTTGCCTTCAGCTGCTGGTCGCCACCGTGCAGTCTCCACCTGTGGATCCCACCTCACCATAGTTGGCTTCCTCTATGGCACCATCATTTGGGTCTATTTCCAGCCTCCTTCCCAGGACTCTCAGGAACAGGACATGGCGGCTGCTGTGATGTACACCGCCATTACACCTTTGGCCAACCCTTTTGTGTACAGCCTCCGCAACAAGGATGTCAAGAATGCGCTTCACAGGCTGCTTGGACGGGGGAGGGAGGACTCCTGA
- the LOC113934335 gene encoding LOW QUALITY PROTEIN: olfactory receptor 1361-like (The sequence of the model RefSeq protein was modified relative to this genomic sequence to represent the inferred CDS: inserted 3 bases in 2 codons) — translation MATRNRTEVTEFVLLGLSSWPETQPVIFRIVLAMYLVALLGNALLVIVALTDPKLQTPTYFLLSQLSFIDMFLTTITVPQXQHTLSVNRTISFDCCMIQLFFFMAVGSMEGHLLAVMACDXAVAICDPLRYSAIISHHLCLCITLTSWVVVSLNNLPYSVLVTHLPFCDNQVTHFFCDITPLLKLSCTQPVVSEMLICTEGVAVVVSPFFLIFGSYARIGIATAHMHSVAALCKALSICSSHILVVLLLYGSVIRLYLRPSSSYDLDQDRQVAIFYIVVTPILNPLIYSLRNQEVKGALRRLFRKVCISGNFQHGS, via the exons ATGGCCACTAGAAACAGGACAGAAGTAACTGAATTTGTCTTATTGGGCCTGTCCAGCTGGCCAGAGACGCAGCCAGTTATTTTCAGGATCGTCCTTGCCATGTACCTGGTGGCGCTTCTGGGCAATGCCCTATTAGTAATTGTTGCCCTCACAGACCCCAAGCTTCAGACACCAACGTATTTCCTGCTCAGTCAGCTTTCCTTTATTGATATGTTTCTGACAACCATCACTGTTCCCC CACAGCACACACTGTCTGTGAATAGAACCATCTCTTTTGATTGCTGCATGATCCAgctgttcttttttatggctgtgggCAGCATGGAAGGCCACTTGCTGGCTGTCATGGCCTGTGA TGCTGTTGCCATCTGTGACCCCTTAAGATACTCTGCCATCATCAGCCATCATCTCTGTCTATGCATAACCTTGACCTCATGGGTGGTTGTCAGCCTCAACAACCTCCCTTATAGTGTGTTGGTCACCCACTTACCCTTTTGCGACAACCAGGTCACCCACTTCTTCTGTGACATCACACCCTTGCTGAAGCTCTCCTGCACCCAACCAGTGGTCAGTGAAATGCTAATATGTACTGAGGGTGTAGCTGTGGTGGTCAGCCCCTtcttcttgatttttggctcCTATGCCCGCATTGGCATTGCCACAGCCCACATGCACTCAGTTGCTGCCCTGTGCAAAGCCCTGTCCATATGTAGCTCCCACATTCTGGTTGTGCTGCTCCTGTATGGCTCTGTGATCCGCCTGTACCTCCGGCCATCTTCCAGCTATGACTTGGACCAGGATCGCCAAGTTGCCATCTTTTACATAGTAGTTACCCCTATACTAAACCCACTGATCTATAGCCTGAGGAACCAGGAAGTTAAGGGAGCTCTGCGAAGGCTTTTCAGGAAAGTCTGCATCTCAGGAAACTTCCAACATGGTTCCTAG